The following nucleotide sequence is from Takifugu flavidus isolate HTHZ2018 chromosome 4, ASM371156v2, whole genome shotgun sequence.
ACATACAGACGTGTGTATACATATCACTCCATATGTAGCGAAGCATAATACAAGCGCACATCAcgttaaaatgaaacaaattcATGAGCACTAAAaccaaaaacagacaaagtcaACAAAATCTGCATTTATACCAGACAGGTCAATCACCACATAGGTCAGTCATGGTCATGTGTATTTCTCTGTATGTACAGATGTGGTGCGTGTTAATGCTAATGAGCATGTGGGTGGGTGTGTAATGCAGAAGTAATGTGGATTACATGCACACCCAACCATCCCGGGGGCCGCCACGATCCTGCCCCAGGGCAGAAGAGTAAAGGAGTACCAatgagctcctgcaggagcagcaggcctCAGCATCAGAAGATcagctttttcatttgtttcgGTGGAATTTGTTTCTTTTATGTGTTTGGTCTGTTGCTGTGGTTCTTTGTAAGTTTGTGGGTTTCCCAGTAGTCGGGTCCAATGTTTGCTTataaaaaagaatgtttttcgTATAATCACGATACAGGATGAGTTCAGCAGACTCACCCTGACAAAAACAGGTGTCCAGATGCCAAAGCTGCTGCCTGAAAGCTGGACAGGAGCAGGCTGAAAAGGAAGGTGCAGATCATGGTTTTCCCGGGATGTATCCTTATGCTTTAGCTGTCTGGATAACATGCTAACCTTCTATCTTGGGCTTtgttttacatttcatttaACTGGAGCTTACAGGGGAGAATTTTTCATGATGACCTAAATCATGTTTGACCAGTTAACTTGTGAGAAAGGTCTGACATCCTGTCCAAGCTGTGACCTTCCCATTATGACGCACGTTCTGGCCCATTTGCATGCCTATACTGTACACTGTGTGTTTGGTAGGTGATGCATGTGACTGACTGTGCATTTCACACCAGTGCAGCCCGGCAACCTGGAGGTCAGAGCCACGTTTCTTGGAAGTGTTTAAGTCTGTCAGTGGACACCAGTtcaggtggagaagagatctgTGGAACTTTCCGACAAAAGTTACAGAACAAAGTTCAGAGAGCCTCTACAGCTACACAACCTTTATCCTCCCAAGGTTGAAtgggtggaacacacacactcacccccacacacccattGATCCACTCAGCATCAAACCTATCAAGACACCATGAGAAGACCCAGAACACCAATGTGAAGGTTGCTGTGGTTTTGATTCAGGTTTGTCAATCCAAAGGCTCTCAGCCTGCCTCAGGAATCAGTAGTGGGGGTTTGTGTGACAGTGAAACTTttatttcaacaaaataaaggtacatttgtcctgttggaccaaAGCTAATCTAACATCCCAAATGACAGTGTGGTATTTGGAAATACTTCAGACAGTTTCGTAAAAATATTAATTCACCACTGCCTGTCCATTAGTACTCATTTACATAAAAAATAAGTCAAAGACTTGGTTGTCTCAGCAGCTGACTTGGACGAGAGGAGAAAGCCTGAAGGAATGTCCCCCCGGTGAGGACAGCTGTGGTCAGGGTGAGTATGTCTCGCCAAGTGTTGTTTGACAGTGACAACATTCTCTGTTATGGTCTTTTGGGCTGCACAGGTGGATATTGTTGCTCTTGTGAAGAATCAGTTTGGCTTCAGAATATTCATCCGGGCAGATTAAAACGGGATGTTTTGCTTGCTTGCAGTCACCTGCTACCCTGCTACACCTTCAGATGAGATGTTAGCACAGTTAAAAGAATCAGAGTGTAGGCTAAATGACACAGTTGTTGCCTTCCCCTCATCTCCCGCATCTGTTGAGGTGGTGCTGCCTCTTTAAAGGGATGAGACAACTTTGAaattcatttctcttttttggctGCTTCAGGTGCTTGAGCTGTGCAGATGTAGCCTACAAGTTAATAGATATGCTCAAACGCTGGTGGTGAATGCGTATTGAATTGAGTTAACTGCCACTGCATATTCGGCACCTAATTAGCAAATGGTTCTTTTTTGAACCAAACCGAATCTTCTAAACAGTGGACAGGGTGACATTCTGATCAACACCATGCTCCGTGGCACAGGCGGAGGTCCTGTTGACCAGTGTGTGTGGCGAGACCTTGGCCAGACGGTGGTCCTTGCTCTGAGTGCAGCTGCGGGCACACAGGTGGCACGATGCACAAGCTGAGTTGCAGCAACTCATGAAGCGGCAGATGCCAACACGCCACAGGAACCAGCCTGgtgaccagcagcaccagcagagcacCAAACTGCCTGCCACCACACCCAGAAGGATGTAGAGAATCAGCAATGAAAGAGCTGTGGAAGAATCTGAAGATAAAAGGAGCACCTTACAAACAAACTTTGTTCAACTGAGCCATACTGCGTCTCTAATATCAATGAGCACAACTGTGAATGTTGCTCGTACATATTTTTGCTCTCAGTTTTAGATTTTGGGTGCTGTGGTGGGACTCATCTGTCCACTGGATGGCCTGAAGGTCTAAGcactggatgagtcgccagtccACTGTAGGGTAACTGTCATAACTAAGGTAGTTTAGAGGCAGAGTAGATTTAAGAGGCCACTGACCTGTAGTGGAAACGTGGCCCGGGGTGCTCTCCTGCGTGTCACAGTTCATACGTAAAGGCGGCGGCACAGTGGGCGCATCAgcagtgggtgggggtgggctcACATCTTCTGCAGGAGGCTCAGGAGGTAAAAGTTGACCTGCTACAAGAAGGATTAGGGTCAATGAAAAAAGGCAAGCATATGCTAGGTTGTTCTTCTGCAGCAATAGGCAGACCTTTGCATCCCGTGGTCAGATTTTCCTCCAGGTCACTTCCATCACCACAGTTGTCGATGCCTTTATCATCACAGACCAGACTAAGAGGGATACACTTCCCATTCCTGCAGTTAAAGTATGGCTCACCACTGCACTCTGATTGGTTAAAGCCTGACAGACACAGGGGTTGAGGGATAGGAGGACTGATAAAAACATCTGTGAGGGATTCAAACTGAAAATCAGGTCTGATTCCGTCATACCTAGTCTGAAGGAGGTGAAGTCACCCACAAAATCAACTCTTGGTTGCGTTCCCCGAGTCACCAGCCTTAAGGTCAGGTAATTTCCTGTTGACAGTACTGGCCGGGGTGGACTCTTACCACACAGAGGCGGCCCAAGAGAAGGTGAGCTCCTATCTCGCCCATCATAGAACTGGACGTAAGACCCAGCGTGACAAGGGTCACTCGAGCCTTCACCAGACGTGGACTCAAGTCTGGGGTTGAGAGAGGCTGAACCCCAGGGGGACTCTGGGAAGACAGGAGCCGGGCTGAGGGGGGCCACTCGTAGCAAACTGTAGACCAGGAAGAA
It contains:
- the ldlrad2 gene encoding low-density lipoprotein receptor class A domain-containing protein 2 isoform X6 produces the protein MKLQGFRLLLMLSLTQHCSAIETANVVDFCGQTIRGDGMIVNSHLESKKYYFVTMGTDCHLTMQASSPKDKVQFHFRFFLVYSLLRVAPLSPAPVFPESPWGSASLNPRLESTSGEGSSDPCHAGSYVQFYDGRDRSSPSLGPPLCGKSPPRPVLSTGNYLTLRLVTRGTQPRVDFVGDFTSFRLGFNQSECSGEPYFNCRNGKCIPLSLVCDDKGIDNCGDGSDLEENLTTGCKAGQLLPPEPPAEDVSPPPPTADAPTVPPPLRMNCDTQESTPGHVSTTVDWRLIQCLDLQAIQWTDESHHSTQNLKLRAKICTSNIHSCAH
- the ldlrad2 gene encoding low-density lipoprotein receptor class A domain-containing protein 2 isoform X1, whose protein sequence is MKLQGFRLLLMLSLTQHCSAIETANVVDFCGQTIRGDGMIVNSHLESKKYYFVTMGTDCHLTMQASSPKDKVQFHFRFFLVYSLLRVAPLSPAPVFPESPWGSASLNPRLESTSGEGSSDPCHAGSYVQFYDGRDRSSPSLGPPLCGKSPPRPVLSTGNYLTLRLVTRGTQPRVDFVGDFTSFRLGFNQSECSGEPYFNCRNGKCIPLSLVCDDKGIDNCGDGSDLEENLTTGCKAGQLLPPEPPAEDVSPPPPTADAPTVPPPLRMNCDTQESTPGHVSTTDSSTALSLLILYILLGVVAGSLVLCWCCWSPGWFLWRVGICRFMSCCNSACASCHLCARSCTQSKDHRLAKVSPHTLVNRTSACATEHGVDQNVTLSTV
- the ldlrad2 gene encoding low-density lipoprotein receptor class A domain-containing protein 2 isoform X3, translated to MKLQGFRLLLMLSLTQHCSAIETANVVDFCGQTIRGDGMIVNSHLESKKYYFVTMGTDCHLTMQASSPKDKVQFHFRFFLVYSLLRVAPLSPAPVFPESPWGSASLNPRLESTSGEGSSDPCHAGSYVQFYDGRDRSSPSLGPPLCGKSPPRPVLSTGNYLTLRLVTRGTQPRVDFVGDFTSFRLGFNQSECSGEPYFNCRNGKCIPLSLVCDDKGIDNCGDGSDLEENLTTGCKAGQLLPPEPPAEDVSPPPPTADAPTVPPPLRMNCDTQESTPGHVSTTALSLLILYILLGVVAGSLVLCWCCWSPGWFLWRVGICRFMSCCNSACASCHLCARSCTQSKDHRLAKVSPHTLVNRTSACATEHGVDQNVTLSTV
- the ldlrad2 gene encoding low-density lipoprotein receptor class A domain-containing protein 2 isoform X5; its protein translation is MKLQGFRLLLMLSLTQHCSAIETGKTGPEPAEEPDSLLRVAPLSPAPVFPESPWGSASLNPRLESTSGEGSSDPCHAGSYVQFYDGRDRSSPSLGPPLCGKSPPRPVLSTGNYLTLRLVTRGTQPRVDFVGDFTSFRLGFNQSECSGEPYFNCRNGKCIPLSLVCDDKGIDNCGDGSDLEENLTTGCKAGQLLPPEPPAEDVSPPPPTADAPTVPPPLRMNCDTQESTPGHVSTTDSSTALSLLILYILLGVVAGSLVLCWCCWSPGWFLWRVGICRFMSCCNSACASCHLCARSCTQSKDHRLAKVSPHTLVNRTSACATEHGVDQNVTLSTV
- the ldlrad2 gene encoding low-density lipoprotein receptor class A domain-containing protein 2 isoform X2, yielding MKLQGFRLLLMLSLTQHCSAIETANVVDFCGQTIRGDGMIVNSHLESKKYYFVTMGTDCHLTMQASSPKDKVQFHFRFFLVYSLLRVAPLSPAPVFPESPWGSASLNPRLESTSGEGSSDPCHAGSYVQFYDGRDRSSPSLGPPLCGKSPPRPVLSTGNYLTLRLVTRGTQPRVDFVGDFTSFRLGFNQSECSGEPYFNCRNGKCIPLSLVCDDKGIDNCGDGSDLEENLTTGCKGQLLPPEPPAEDVSPPPPTADAPTVPPPLRMNCDTQESTPGHVSTTDSSTALSLLILYILLGVVAGSLVLCWCCWSPGWFLWRVGICRFMSCCNSACASCHLCARSCTQSKDHRLAKVSPHTLVNRTSACATEHGVDQNVTLSTV
- the ldlrad2 gene encoding low-density lipoprotein receptor class A domain-containing protein 2 isoform X4 translates to MKLQGFRLLLMLSLTQHCSAIETANVVDFCGQTIRGDGMIVNSHLESKKYYFVTMGTDCHLTMQASSPKDKVQFHFRFFLVYSLLRVAPLSPAPVFPESPWGSASLNPRLESTSGEGSSDPCHAGSYVQFYDGRDRSSPSLGPPLCGKSPPRPVLSTGNYLTLRLVTRGTQPRVDFVGDFTSFRLGFNQSECSGEPYFNCRNGKCIPLSLVCDDKGIDNCGDGSDLEENLTTGCKAGQLLPPEPPAEDVSPPPPTADAPTVPPPLRMNCDTQESTPGHVSTTGSLVLCWCCWSPGWFLWRVGICRFMSCCNSACASCHLCARSCTQSKDHRLAKVSPHTLVNRTSACATEHGVDQNVTLSTV